The Sciurus carolinensis chromosome 18, mSciCar1.2, whole genome shotgun sequence region TAAAAAGGGGGGTCTTCTACAGGGCTGGCTGGTGGCTCTGGGAGGGAGAGCCCACCCAGGCCAGGGTTGGGTGTAAGTTGCTTGGGTGGGTCCTAGGTCCTCTGTTGGTTAACTCATCCCTTGTTTCCTAGGGCAAACAGGAAGAGAATGATGTGGTGGAGAAGTTGAACCTTTTCCTGGATTTGCTCCAGTCCTATAAAGTGAGTCTCAGCCGCTCCTGGGTCAGGGTAGAATTTTTCAGAATGATCTTACGATCTTTCAAGAGTGTGACTCCAAGGGAATGGGAAGAGTTGAGAGCCAGGGCTGCACTTGGGAACCTGGGTGGATCTTCCAGATCTCTGGCGTTTCCTGGGCTGGCTTGGGGCTCCTTGGACCAAGCTCCAGTGGGCTGTCCTGGAGCTGAAAGTGGGAGGATGATTGTCCTGGACAAGAGAAGCCCTGGGAGTGTGTGTGCTTGTGCTGTCTTTTAAGTGTCTGGGGGCCTGGCCCACAAAGAAGGAATTCATGTAAGAGTGGGTGGAGATTCCAGGAATTTGGCTTTGCACAGAGTGGGGAAGCTTTCTAAGTGTGGGAGCATCTGTGGTGGGACAGCTTGTGATGGAGCACCACGTGGAGTCCTTCCTATTGAGGAGCCCAAGGAGAGTGGACCCAGTGCTTATGGGGGATGTTCTAGAACTGATTCCTCTGTTGAATGGGATGGTGTAAGGTGGCCTCTAAAATCCCTGCACTGATTCTATGGCTTCTATTTCTGCAAGGATTCTGATGGGgtttgtttagggtcttgcttaTTAATGCCAGTGTGTCTTCCTTTTAGGGCTTCGTGGTCCTCCTACTGGTAGGACACTGGCTTTCTGGAATTGGGTAGTGTCTTGAGGCCCAGAACTGTCCTAGGGTTCTGGACTGTATATTCCCACCTTTAAACTGAGATTCCGTGTGTGGGTTTCAGGTTGGGAACCTGGGGTGGTCTCTGTGGTGGGCCCTCGTGCAAACCTAGTATATCTCAGACTGAATCTGAACGGGGTCTGGCTCCTGAACTGCTCTATTCCTTGACCGTTCCCTGGGCGAGGACTAGTGGGACAACAGGTCTTATGGAAGGGCCTTGGTAGCTTTCGTATTCAGCTGTTTGCTGCCAGTTTGCATGCCCCAGGCTCCCTGTGTCTGGACTCTTCACTGTCCCCTTGTGCTTTTTCCTGGTGGTAGGTGGGAGGACTTAAGATTGGCCATGTGAAAGGGGCTCCAAGGTGTCCCTGGGTTCCGAGTTCCTCTGGGTCAGCTGCTGAGGGCCAGTGGACGAGTGCCCCTCCCTCCTCTTAGGATCTGTGTGAGCGGCATGAGAAAGGTGTGCTGCACAAGCACCAGCGGGCCCTGCACAAGGATGGCCTGATGAAGAGGCAGGCGGTGCTCAACCGCGAGCCCGAGTCGGTGGAGCAGCTAGAGTCCCGTATCCTGGAGGTACGTGAGCACGCTGGCAGGTGGCTGGGCCCGAGATGGCCCTGAGGAGCAGGAGGTGGCAGCCTTCTAGTGGTCCCTCTGGCACCTGGAGCCCATCCTCATGGGCTCTTTTTGGTTGGCTGGATGAGCTTGTGGAATGTTGATGCCCAGAGCTGGGGTGTAGGGGAGGCAGGAAAGCTGCCCCAGGTGCCCAGAATGATGTGCTTCCTGTACATGGTGCTCTGTGTCCCTGACCCTTCATCCCCTGGAGTCTTGCTTCAGTGGTTGCATGGAGGGGGCGGAGCCCCTGGGCTCAGGGCAGACATGGTATGTGGGCAGGGGTGCTCTTCTTCCTGGTGTCTGTAGGAAGACTCTCTTCCTTGCAGCAAGAGAGTGTGATTCAGACCATGGAGCTTCGGAACTACTTCTCCCTGTACTGCCTGCACCAGGAGACGCAGCTCATCCACGCCTACCTGCCCCTCACCTCCCACATCCTTGGGGCCTTCGTTAACTCTCAGATCCAAGGGCACAAGGAGGTGAGGCCTTCCCTGTCCCACCCTTGTCCTGGCCAATGCCCTCCTGTTTCTAGCTGCAGCCCCTGCAGTTAGTGACCTTGGGAAATTATTTAGGACAGTAATGGAGTTGGGATACAGAGGGATGTGGAAACATAGTTCTTGTTCGCATCTACTAATGTCACATGTGGCCAGAATAATTGTAAAATTGTTTTCATGGTTCTTAGTGtggagaggagcagagagagagatcagaaaaaaataatttctttccttctggaagAACTTGGAAAGTCAGGAAAACATGTCCAGGCCCCAATCCCTACTGTTTGGAGATGACAAGAGGAGGATGATAGGAATCAAATTTGAGGGGTCAAAAACACCGTTACAGGGCTGgatatagtggcacatgcctgtaatcccaggaacttgggaggctgaggcaggatgatcataagtttgaagtgagcctcagcaacttggtgagactgtcttaggatggaaattaaaaaaaaaaaaaaagaaaaaggaaaaaaagtctggggatatacctcagtgttgagcaccccttggttcaactccttttgtttgtttgttcagcAAACAAAAACCCTAAAAGAATCCATTGATTGGACATTTTTTCTGGAACCCCCTGGTCAGCTTCCTTCAGATGTTGGCTTTTTATGTCTTGGAGAAGCAAGACTGAATCATCCTGAGTCATTACAGATTGCAGGGACGCTCAACTGGCATGAGTGATCTGGAGCTATGTGACTCCAGTGTGTGTCTTGGGCCCTCGCTCCCTTCTCAGCCAGTGACGTGTGTCTGTCCTTCTCTAGACAGCCTGGAATACCTGTGGGTCTGCTAAGGCAATAATTAAAACATGACGCTGTCTAGTTCCTCTTTCCTGGTCCCAGCATAGTCCCTGGGCCCCTGCTTTCTGATATCTCTGGCCTGGCTTCCTTCCTTTTCAAGTAACTTTGCTTCTTGCCAGCCCTGGTCCATGAACGCTTCCTAAGAGGAATGTGTCTCCCTGtggccacccccagcccctggcagcaGGGGAGGAGCCCAGGCTCAAAATTTGTAAACCTCGACCTCAAGTTCCTTCTGCACAATTGTTGCAACCTCTTCTGACCTCTGgattcagtttccttgtctgaaaAATGGTGTGAAGTTTGGCCCTGCCATTGTCCTGTGGTTGGCTTGGGTATTGGTGGGTGATGGGCTAAGGCAGCAATTGCTGCTTGGATGCACCTGGCTGGGCTCTGTGGTGTTGGGCACAGCTTGATTGGAGCGTCCTCCTCATCAAAGAATACACAGAAAGGTAGGCCAGTCAGTGAGGAACAGGTCTCACTCTGGCAGAGGCTTGTCAGGCCCTGGGAGAGGAGGCAGGCATCAGTGCTTCTGCATGGAGGGCCAGGAGGCAGCATGTCACAGGAACTCAAACCTGCAGTTCTGAAAGGTCTCTGCAGCTGGTGGGGGAGGTGTGAAACATGGAGATTATCAAACAAGCTGGGAATAATTGTAACTGACCAAGTCAGTGGCCAGTCTAGACTGGAAGCCTTGCCAGACTGTCTGGGTGTTTGTGCATGACGTGGAACAGGGGGTGTAGAGCCTGCTTAGAACTAGAGTTCCTGGTGCTTCTGGTGCCCAGGAGTTTCACAGTACCCTTGAGCCAAAGACAATTTTTATAGTCTGTTGATTGAAGGGCTCAGACAACATCACAGTAGTCTGTGTATTCTGATGAGTGGCATTTCCTGGGAACATCTGAAATGCTCCGGAGGTTTGCTGGGGAGCCTCCTAGCCAAGCGTTGGGAGGAAGCAGCACACACATTAGGAAGCTGACTGCACGACTGAATTGCTGTCCTAGGTCAAGGTGACATCTTGGGTGACCAAGTCTGGGCTTGGACACCTGAGTGGCTGGCGGGGACATCAGTAAGGGAGCATGTGACTGGTGGGGGTACCACACCCATCTGAGTATATTGTCATGACCCAAAACACAGATTTTCTTTATTGGTGTTGCCTCACTCATCCCCATCTTACTGTGCTGAGACTGGAGATGTTGGGTCTAGTGATGATCTCATTAATATGTTCCCAGGGCCACATGCAGATCTGTCATCACATAAGCCCCCACACCAGAAACGTGGGTCTCTACCCCCTGACCAGCCAGGCTTCCCACCTTGTGCTGCTACATCTGGACACAAGAGTGCTTGTCGTCCTGGTGTTTGACCTGCTGGGCCAGTTAGAACAGCGCTGGGAGTGACAGCACTTACATACCATTTTGAGCAGACTTCAGGCCCTTTGGTCTGGTGTGCAGGGGACAGATAGGCCAGCCTGGGACCTCTGTGGAAGAGGGGCTACCATAAGACAGTGGGAAGGGGCCAGTCTACCCTCACTTCCAGAAGCTCTGTGGTGGTGGCCTGGGGGAAGTGTGTGCCCatcctgtttccttttctgcagATGAGCAAGGTGTGGGATGATCTGAAGCCGAAGCTCAGCTGCCTTTTCGCTGGACCACATAGCGCGCTGACGCCACCACGGTCCCCACAGGACGGCGTGTGTCCTCACTAGCACCTGAGGCTGCAGCACAGTTCCCTGTGGCCTCACTAAAGCCTCTTTCCAAATGCTGTGTCCCTGGCCAATTCCCTTCAGGTGGCCACTGCCACCTGTGGTGCCCTGGTGGGTGAAAGGGAACTCACATCCATCTGAACCTGTGGGTGTGGCTGGCGGTCTCTCTCTTCCCTGGGTGGAGGGTCTGTGCCCCGCAACccctgcccagcctgccctgTGGCTGCTAGCccggtgctgagaatggaagtTTCTCATGACACCCAGAGCCAGGGTTGCTGAGGCTCATTTTCACACAGCAGATAATGCCTAGAGGAATGTGACGGGGGCTCTAGGTGCTAAAACAGTCCAGAGGGCTGACCTGGGGCAGGGGTCAGCTGAGCAGGGCAGATGGGTAGATGGGACTGTCCCATGGCCAGGCAGCTTTCGGGTGAGCAGATGGCTAGTCAGACAGAGGTCTGAATGTTGACCAGTGTCTGCAGACATTCCAGGCTGGATGCTCACTGATGTAGGTTGCTGGAAGTAGTATTCGATGTTCTAGGGGACATCTGGGGATGTTTTAGTGGGTATCTACAGAGCCCGAGTATGGGGTCAGGTGTCCTCAAACTGCTCCCTCCATGTGGGTGTACATTGTGATCCTGAGTGTAAGACAAAGGCACATTGAGATCTTTGGAGGTGACCGTGGGTGCCTCTGTCTGTCGAAACCGCTCTGTTCTCCTTGTTTTGGGGCATCCAATGTTGGACTCCATGTTGTGGGGCACTGAGACTTTAGGGGTGGGTAGTGGACAGTGTGGAGGAATGTGTTGCCTTCAGCTGGGGCTTTAGGGGGAATATCTGTGTGAGCGGACTTAACcccttttaaaatgatttccttCTTTTGGGTAACTGcaacccccaccccactcctgtGCTCCCCCAGGAGACTGGCTATCTCAGGCGACTTCCTTCTTCTGGTGAAGAAAACCATTCTCGGAGACCTGGATTGCTGCTGCTTACACCCCTTCTGTGGTGAAGGTGGAGCCTTCCTTGAGCCCCTGTCCTAGTTGCCCAGGGAGAGGTGTAGAAATTCCTTTCAGTGATGCCCGTTAGACACTGAGGGGCAGGACTCAACCTCCCTGGACGTCCATGCAGCTTGCAGGCCTGGAACAGGGAGCCCCAGCATCCTGTGTACCCTGAGGGTGGGTAGTCCTTATACtcaggccagagcacagagtattgTGACATGGTGGCTATGGGGATTTGATCTTGTCCCTGCTATGGAAGCAAGTCTTGGTTACTGTGTGGACCTGTGTCACCTGCAGGACTTATTCCTTGACACCAAGACACACATGAGCTGTAACACCTGGCCCTGTTCGTGCTGAGCAGGCCACAAGGCCTCTTCTGTCCTGCCAGGATTCAGGAGCCTGGCCTGTCTGGCTGTGAGACTGAAGGTTGTATGGGGCTGAAGGCCTGTGTCTCCTGACTGGGCAGGGCTGCACTCCTCAAACCAGCCACTGGGACTTCTGGTCCCAAGCCTTCAAGAtgaacttttctgaaaataactTCACTGGCAGGGACCCTGGGTGAGTGAGAGAGTCCTGGTCACATTCCTGGTGCCTCCTGCTTGGAAGGAGATCTCAGGGTCCTTATGTTGTTTTGGAAATGTGGGCCTATGGGAGGACAGCCTGTCTGCTGTGCTTCAGTGCCCATGCCTCGGGAGCCAGGGTGTAGGGCTGTTTCCTACATGGCGACAGTTCAGTTTGGATGGGCGCTACCTTCCTTCATCTCCTACTCCCAGGAAGAAGATCAGTGGGACAGTGGATACCTGCTAGACCACAGAGGccattttctgtttctcacatGGTCACTTCCAGGTCCTGGGTTGCAGGTGTACTCCCACCTGGGGCGGTAATGGCTACTCCCAGTTCTGGGGTGGAGTTCTTGTGGTGGCAAGGACCAAGGGTTCCTATACATTTCCATGActgtcctgctgcctcagcctgcGTGCCACACTGCAGCCATGCCTGGCCTGGAGGAAGAACTGCTAGGTGTAACTCCTGGGCAAGGGAGGATGGGTGGGATCTTGGCTGCCACCTAAGTTTGGACAGCCTGCATGGCCAGTAGGAGGGTGACTGTGCAAAAAAGGAGCAAGTAAAGCGTTTTTGTCAGGCCCACCTTGCTCCAACCAGCTCACTCAGTGGTAAGGAGCTAGGTTGTCCAGGCCATGCAGAAAGGGAAGATGGACTATAGGTCACCTTGGGGACACCTGGGACTCTGAGCCGATAAATTCAGGATTTTTTCTTAGTGTCTGAGGCCTTTTTTTGTGCTTTGCGTGAGCCAGTCCTATGTATGAAGCACTTTACTCAGCTGCAGGAATCAGTTACTACTACACCCAATAAACTGGAACTGTTTACAGGtgatctgtgttttgttttttgtttttatcaatgAACTCAATATGTCTGAAAGTCACAGGTCTTTTGTGCAGTGGTGATCCAGCTCTCTCTCTTGCTGGTGGTCCTAAAGGGGAAAGTGAATGGCCCATCCTCCTGTGGCAGGGCCTGTGACTGTCTCAGTGTCCCCCACCGTAGAAGGTGATGGTAAAAGAACAATATGTTCTCATCTGCCCACAGCCTGCACACTGGGTAGACAGAAGGCCCTCCTTTGTCCCTGTCTCCTCAGCCTAGCAGGGTGGGTCTGGCCCACACTGCTGTCTGACGAAGACTTCAAAAGATGAAGACCTTTATTTTCCTTACCAAACAGAAAAAGTGAGCCCTGACTCTTGGTGCCATGAACGCGGCTGAACTGACAGTCTCGGCTCTGTGCTAGATTTCCTCCACCTCGTGCAGAGAGTAGTCCAGGATGGTGTCCTGACCCTGGAACTTGAAGTACCCCTGAAACTTCTTCTTCTGGAGCAAGAGTGGGAACCAGTAGCTGTCATCAGGCCACATGTCACCAAAGGGGATCTGGTCCAGCTGGAACCATCGAGGGCGCATTTCTGTACCAAGGAGCAGAAAGGAAGTACACCATGTCAAAGCCGATTTAGCCTGACCTGTGAGGAGTTACCCAGCAGGGTTTTACTtgagtggtgctgggattgaactggGGGCACTCTACActgactacatccccagcctttctttttattttgaagcgtgtcactaagctgcccagctgtccttgaacttgcaattgccctgcttcagcctcccaaattgctgggattaaggtatggccactgtgcccagctattgCACAGCAGTTCTGTGTGaggaatttaatttacttttgtaCTTAATTGTCACGACTCTTTTTCCTGTCTTATAGAGCAAAGAAAAATGGGCTCAGAGCTGCAGGCTGCTGAGCTGTGTGGTGCCTGGGTAGCCAAGGTTCTAAGGCTCAGCCTGTGTTCAGTGCTTCCTTGTGAGATGGGGAAGGTAGGTGGGCCTGAGGCCTTTCTCCTAGCCAACTGAGTGGGACTGGATGCGCTTCTTCCCCTGCTTTGGTGGGGAGCAGGCACCCCAAGGCTCACCGTCGCTTTCCTGGGGCGTCCCCTGCACACTGTCAGTACAGAAGATGTGCACATCCATCAGCTCAGGGGTGCCCACGAACTCGAACACAATGTGGCCCACCTTGTGCAGTGTGTCCACTGTCAGACCACTCTCCTCCTGCAGTTCCCTGCAGGCagaggagacaggaggaggaggagggagggtcaGAGCTCGATGACGGCAGGCGAAAGGCCAGGGGAGCCCAGAAGTGGGGTCCATGGGCTGCAGACCCCAGGAGGATGCCATCCAGGTTTAATAGGTCCAAATCTGGCCCAGCCTTGGAATTaacttgaactttaaaaaatttggagtttgtggcacatgcctgtagtcccagagtctcaggaagttgaggcaggaggatcactcgTACCTGGGAGTTaagagaccagtctgggcaacatagtgatatcccatctcaaaaaagaacaaaatcctcTGGAATTTGGTTCAGGGGCTCTGGGGAGGGGCTGAGAGATGGTAAGGAACTGTTTGGGGAGCATGGGTCTGAGCCACCCTCTGTGGGGTGCTGAATCCCATGAGTGGATGGCAGGGCAGGGCCCACTCCCCTTTCTTCAGACTGAGTCCATGCTCTCTTCTGTGTTGGAACCTTGGAGCCACCAGTGTGGTGATGAGAACACAGGAGCCCTTTGCTCTAGGCCCTTCTCCCTAAGAATGTGCTTCCAGCCTGACACCCTTGCTCTGAGAACACAGAACCAAATCACAGGCTCCGACAGTCTCCTGAAGGAGGGGCTGTTTTCAGTTCTGCCATGGAGCCAGCTCCTCTGGGCAGATCCTATAGGACAAATGCTCTTGGCCTCGCCCTTTGCATCCCCTTCTCAGGACACGTTCCCAGCAGCTCAGCCAgctgtgcctggaggaggtgtgaGGGGATTGTCTAACATGGAAGGAGCCCTCTGATTCACTGGATAGAGGCGGAACACCTCCCCGTGAGGGGTTTGGTGCTGctgatttaaaagtattttaaaattacctgTACACaatccaggaaacagaaaacccACGAACCTACCACCCAGCAAGACTCGTGTTGCTGTTTCAGTGATTTCCCTTGGGCCTCTCCCTGTACATCTGGGAACCGTGCAGACACAAGGCACGCAGTCTACCTTGCACTTTCCACCCAGTGAGCAAGGAGCATGTAACATTCTGCCCTCGAGGAGCCTGGCCAGTTTTTCAACTGCTGCGTCTTGTGGAGAGTAAATAAAGTTCAACTTTTGGTCATTGTGAAAATGCTGTGCTGAGCACGTAGGTCTGCACACCTTGTACCACCAACCCATACTCAAGTGCACACAGTGCTCAGGCCCTTCAGAAGGCACTTTCCGGAAGTGCTTGGGACCCTGAGGACATATGAAGCTGTGAACTCCACCTGCCCCTCCTGTCATGGAGGCTTGTCTTCCCATTGCCTtggagttatttaaaaaaattttttttttttttagttattgatggattattttatttttatgtggtgctgagaatcaaatccagtgcctacgtgctaggcaagtgctctaccaccgagccacagccccaaccctggAGTTACTTTTGTTTCTCTAAAAGTACCATCTGACCATTTATAGCTGTAATAAAGTCTTTTAGCTTTGATCTCCAAGTCGTGTGGGGAACATGGTACTGTCTGTAGTAAGCAGTCGGGGAGCCACTTTGCTCATTTGCAAAACACACACGCATTAGGTTAAGTGGTCCTCTGCTGCCACTGAAAAGACACTACCTTTTGCTTCCAATTCATGTACACAGCCCAGAAATCGGCACATTCGTTGAGATGGTTAATTAAAACTGGACtggatctaaaaaaaaaaaatgagtgttttCACTTGGGGTATGTGTACAGTGGCTCCTCAAACGTCATAGAGCCGCAGCAGGGCCTCACCCACTTCTTTGGCAGTAGACTGCCAGTTCTCCCTTTAAAAAGCGTCACCTACTGATGTAATGTTTTGACTGATTTTGGTTAATCCTCCCCCAGTCTGTGGCAGTGCACGAGGTATCAGTAATCTTGGTGACAGAGCTAGGCTTCATTTCACAGGCTGGGATAATTAGACAGATGAAGACGACCCTGTTAGTTTTGCTAAAGAGTCTGCTTGTATCTGTGATGCAGACAGCAGATGGAGAACTGGATGAGCAATGAATTAGACGTAAACACGGAGCAGAAACTGTGCTCTGTGGTGCgggaggtggaggtggaaggCCCCAGGACTTGGCATTAGCAGTTCCCTCCACATGACTCTGCATCCTGGCAGCCGAGGTGGTGTCATTGGGTGCTGGCTACAAAAACTGGCTCACGTCATGCACCACAGCCCAGACCCGAGGCCTAAGGCACTCCAAGTCCCCAATGCCTGCATGCTCCCCAGGCGGAGGAGGGGGCGGTGGGTGATACTGGATGTGATACTTCTGGCTCCCTACCACAGTCGTCCCCATGGGAATGGATAAGCACTTATGCTCACCCCCTGCAGGTGAGGAGGGGGACATGTTCCCAGCTCTGGGACCCGCCTGACAGGGCAGGCAGTGTGTGCAGGAAGCACACAGAAGAATCTTTGGGAGAGGCAGCTGCCAGACACTGAGAGGTCTCCCAAGGAGCAGCTCCATTCAGATGTGCACACAGGGCCCAAGTCAGCCTGGCCAGCTCTGGTGCCTCCTGACCCACACCTGCATTCGAATGTCTGAGGGGCTGCAGCTCTTTGCTCTCCTGCACGCCCCTCTTGCCTCACAGGCAGAGATGGGGCACAAGGGTCTGTCAGATGGTGTCCCTTCCTTCGACTGTGTTCTGCACACTGCACTCTGGGCTGGTGCCCAGAGAGAAACTGCTCAGAGCTAACCAGGGACTCCTAGGAACCAGTGTGGTGCCACAGTCCACAGGGCTGATGGGTCTAAACGGCAGTGTGTGCCCCTTGATGCCGAACCTCTGACCTTAGTCCAAGGGTGAGGCCAGTCTCTGCCTTAATGCAGTCCCTGAAGCACGGGAACCACTCCTACTCTGTGACTACCGGGAGGGTGTTCTCTGCAGGAGCTGTTGCCTCCAGAGGCAGTGCACAATCCTGTGGATGCCAAGTTATGGAAAGGGCTGGGGCAGCTGGGACCCGCCTGGGCCCAGGCAGGTCCTGGGCTGAACAGCTCTGGTACAAATTATGATCCTCGACTACTGAGACAACCTCCACATTGCCACTGGAGAGTGACCCATTTTAGAGGGTAAGTTGGTCTGAACAACAACAGTCATCTATGGTAAGATCAGGAC contains the following coding sequences:
- the Nudt1 gene encoding oxidized purine nucleoside triphosphate hydrolase, producing MVASRLYTLVLVLQPQRVLLGMKKRGFGAGRWNGFGGKVQEGETIEDGAKRELQEESGLTVDTLHKVGHIVFEFVGTPELMDVHIFCTDSVQGTPQESDEMRPRWFQLDQIPFGDMWPDDSYWFPLLLQKKKFQGYFKFQGQDTILDYSLHEVEEI